The genomic stretch GTCATACGAAGCAAAATAACCTTCTATTTGGTGTTTTTTTACATTACCCTGCGGAATGCTAAAGCCAGAAGTTTCGTGGTCTGCGGTAATAATTACCAAAGTATCTGGATGCGTATCTGCAAACTTTAAAGCCTCTGTAATGGCTTTGTCAAAATCGATTGATTCGGCTAAAATACCGGCGGTATCATTTGCATGACCTGCATGGTCTATTTTGGCAGCTTCTACCATTAAAAAGAAGGGTTTGTTTTTTTTATGCAAAAAGTCTAAGCCTTTTTTTGTAGCGTTGGCAAGTAGGTTTCCTCTACCGTTCATAACGGTTTTTAAACCATGTGCAGCTGTAAATATACCCACTTTATCTGCCGTTGTATTTTCTAAATTGTCTAAAGAAGGCAAAATGGTAAAATTACTAGCCAAAGAGGTGTTTTTAAAATTAGCACCGCCACCACCAATAAATAAGTTGAGCTTGCTATTGATAAGATGCTTAGAAATGATAGCATCATCAGACCTGTCGATGGCATGTGCATAAAAAGAAGCAGGGGTAGCCCCGATAATATTGTCTGTTGTTATGCAAGCCGTAGAAAAGTTAGAACTGCTTAAAATTTCTGTAATATTCTGAATCGGTTTTCTAAACGGATCTGTACCAATGGCTCTGTTATTTGTTTTGATACCCGTAGCCAAAGCTGTACCTGCAGCAGCAGAATCTGTTGTAAAATCATCTGCAGCTTGTGTTTTTATAAAACCAATACTTTTTAGTTGCGTTAAAGATAACTTGCCATTATTTGCCAAAGTTGTGGCAGATATTTGAGCCAAACCATTGCCATCACCAATTAATAGAATAATATTTTTTACTGGTAAATCTTTTTGATCTGCACTGTAAGATGGTTGGTATACCTTAGAAAACGTTGTTGCCGTAATAGCTCTATTTGGCAAAGATTTAAAGTAAGAGGCACATAAAAATGGCTTGTCTGTATTTATAATGTCTACCCCCATATCAGCCAAAGTTCTCCAAGCTCTTTTAGAATCTGGACTTGCCCAAAAACGAAAAGGCTTTTTAGTTTTTTTTGCTTTTGCTATGATGTTTTTAACTTTGGTAGCATCATCGTGCGTCAATCTTCCTTTACCGTTCCATTCAGAAAAACGCTTAAAACTTAAACTTACCATTCCTATTTTATCCCATGCTTTTTTTGATACCTCTGTACCTAATTCTTGATAATCAAAATATATATAAGAAGGGTAAGTGTTGTAGGTGTTTGCAGGAGGTCTGTTACCAGAAATTACAATTTTGATGTTGTTACTATTGTGTATGCTAGGATATTTTTTTAGTACAGAAATTACTTTGTTTAATGTAGATACCGCTTCTGATTTGATATCGATTAAAAGCAAAAGTTTTTTACCTTCTTGATATTGTAAGTTTAAAACAGTTTTTAGCGGCTTTGCATACAGTGTTTCAAAAGTGTTTTTAGGTTGTATTTCTGATTGCGTATGCGCCACAAAAAGTTGC from Polaribacter marinaquae encodes the following:
- a CDS encoding alkaline phosphatase, which codes for MKYNSKITRVLFLLTLVVHCTLFGQQKPIIHSHNDYLQSVPFWNAFSNGATSFEADVFLKDKQLFVAHTQSEIQPKNTFETLYAKPLKTVLNLQYQEGKKLLLLIDIKSEAVSTLNKVISVLKKYPSIHNSNNIKIVISGNRPPANTYNTYPSYIYFDYQELGTEVSKKAWDKIGMVSLSFKRFSEWNGKGRLTHDDATKVKNIIAKAKKTKKPFRFWASPDSKRAWRTLADMGVDIINTDKPFLCASYFKSLPNRAITATTFSKVYQPSYSADQKDLPVKNIILLIGDGNGLAQISATTLANNGKLSLTQLKSIGFIKTQAADDFTTDSAAAGTALATGIKTNNRAIGTDPFRKPIQNITEILSSSNFSTACITTDNIIGATPASFYAHAIDRSDDAIISKHLINSKLNLFIGGGGANFKNTSLASNFTILPSLDNLENTTADKVGIFTAAHGLKTVMNGRGNLLANATKKGLDFLHKKNKPFFLMVEAAKIDHAGHANDTAGILAESIDFDKAITEALKFADTHPDTLVIITADHETSGFSIPQGNVKKHQIEGYFASYDHTAIMVPIFAYGPMSHEFQGVYENNEVFHKIMKILKK